One genomic segment of Culturomica massiliensis includes these proteins:
- a CDS encoding helix-turn-helix domain-containing protein, producing the protein MELLTRNNFEGWMQKLMERLDRQDELLLAMKAEGKQPTITESIRLFDNQDLCMLLQISKRTLQRYRSVGALPYKTLGKKTYYSEEDVLTFLSNHIKDFKKEDIAFYKARIHNFFHK; encoded by the coding sequence ATGGAACTGCTCACACGAAACAACTTCGAGGGCTGGATGCAGAAGCTGATGGAACGGCTCGACCGTCAGGACGAACTGCTGCTGGCGATGAAGGCTGAGGGGAAACAGCCCACTATCACGGAAAGCATCCGCCTTTTCGACAATCAGGATTTGTGCATGTTGCTCCAGATAAGCAAACGCACCCTCCAACGCTACCGCAGCGTAGGCGCATTGCCCTACAAGACGCTGGGCAAGAAGACCTATTACAGCGAGGAGGACGTGCTGACATTCCTTTCCAACCATATCAAGGACTTCAAAAAGGAAGATATAGCCTTCTACAAGGCTCGTATCCATAATTTCTTTCATAAATAA
- a CDS encoding helix-turn-helix domain-containing protein — MKVITMESSAYKEMMAQIANIAGYIREARDEKKRKRETEDKLLDTAQAAKMLNVSKRTMQRMRTDHRIEYVVVRGSCRYRLSEILRLLEDNTVRNEEGTIDTLFHNHTLRTGGKPKGRRT, encoded by the coding sequence ATGAAAGTGATAACAATGGAAAGTTCCGCCTACAAGGAGATGATGGCGCAGATTGCGAACATCGCAGGGTACATCCGCGAGGCAAGGGACGAGAAGAAACGGAAGCGGGAAACCGAAGACAAGCTGCTTGACACGGCACAGGCGGCGAAGATGCTCAACGTGAGCAAGCGCACCATGCAGCGTATGCGCACCGACCACCGTATCGAGTATGTGGTGGTACGCGGAAGCTGCCGCTACCGCCTTTCCGAGATACTGCGGCTATTGGAGGACAACACAGTAAGGAACGAGGAAGGGACAATAGACACCCTGTTCCACAACCACACGCTGCGCACGGGCGGCAAACCAAAAGGAAGGAGGACATAG